In Thermofilum pendens Hrk 5, the sequence ACCTCGAGCTCTCCTCTAGGGCTTGGCGTCGTCTGCTCTATGGCCCTGAATATCTCCGGGGGGAAGATGTAGAGCGACGTGTTCGCGAGGTACGAGAGGGGTTCGCGCGGCTTCTCGACTATGCCTTCAACCCTGTAGATAGACGTGTCCACCCTGCTTCCGATGACTACCCCGTACCTCCGCGGATCCCTAACCCTCTTCACTGCGAGCATGGGGGACCTCAGCCTATCGAAGTATTCCAGCAACCTCCTCGGTATGTTCTCTCCAAGGAAAAGGTTGTCGGTAGCCGCCGCCATGAAGTAGTCATCCCCGACGAAGCCTTTAGCCATGTACACCGCGTGCCCAGTCCCGCGGGGCACCGGCTGATTCACCCACGTGATGTAGGACTTCTCCACCTTCTCGTAGAAGTCCCTCAGCAACTCCGCGTAGTCGTTCTTGCCAGTTTTCTCCAGGTACTCTACGAAGTCCCAGTCCGGCGTGAAGTGATCCTCGATCACCCTCTTCCCGCGTCCAACGACGAAGCAAAACTCCCTTATCCCGGCTTCGTAGAACTGCTCGAAGACGGCCTGAATAACGGGCTTGAGGTACACCGAGTTGTTAACGCCGAAGAATACAGGGAGCATCTCTTTGGGCATCTCCTTGCTATACGGAACCAGTCGCGTACCCAGACCCGCCGCTAGAAGTACTCCTTTGGACAGCGAAGGCATAGATCCTCACGAGCACTATAAATCGGAAAATATAAACATCTAACACTCACAAGCAGAGCAACGCGCTACGAAAAGCATTTTTACCTTGGCGAACCAATAGAATTCGATAAGCATGCCTAAGAAATTCGGAGACCTAATATATACTCCGGAGACAGCGAGCGGAGAAGCCATTTCGAAAGTTGAGACGCACACACCCAGGATAGAGGCGCCGGACTCCGTGAAAGCCGGGGAACCCTTCTACGTAAAGATATACGTTGGACCCCACCCGAACACCCTGCAACACTCTATTCGGTGGATCGAGGTATACTTCGAGGAGGAAGGGAGGCCGTTCAACCCGGTAATGCTGTCGCGAATACACCTAGAGCCTGAGCTCGTAGAACCCGAAGTCACGCTGAAGCTGGTACTGAAGAAAAGCGGAGTGATCTACGCGTTGGAGTACTGCAACCTGCACGGAGTCTGGGAGGGGAGGAAGCAGGTTAAAGTTCAGTAAAAAAAGATAAATTTTCGAAAACATTTTTTATTCGTGTTAACGAGAAAGCAGAGAGTAGCGTACGGCTTTGCACGTTTTGGATCCACAATATTCATGGGGCTCTACGACTTTGCGAGCTTCTACATCTACTGGCAGGTCTTCCGGCTCGACCCCTTGCTGTCCGGCTACATGGGCGCGATAGGTAAGATAACCATTATGGTTGCAAGCCTGCTGGTAGGGTATCTCAGCGACTCCATATGGACCCGGTGGGGGCGGCGTAAGCCCTTCATAGCTACTGGGGCGCCCCTCCTGGCTTTCTCAGGGTTCCTTCACTTCACCCCTATATATTTCCTTCAGGGAGCTACACAGGAAGCCTTGTTCCTGTGGGGCGCCGCTACAAGCTCCATGTTCCACTTCTTCTACGCGTGGCTTTTGACACCCTTCCAGGCGTGGCTACCGGAGATATCCGAGCCCTCCGAGAGGATAGACATTTCGATGCTACAGAACGTGGCTAATATACTCGGGAACATCGTCAGCACGGTTACGGGGTTCCTCGCAAAGATGCTGGTAGCACGTGGCCTTCTAATGCCGCTAGTAGGTGCGTACGCTTTGGTTCTCGTAGCGCTCTTTACGCCACCGGTAGTCCTGCTACCTGTTGAGAGGAGAGCGGAGCCCACGAGACCGTCCCTCAAAGACCTTCTAACCGTGTTCAGGTACAGGGAGTACATGAAGTGGATGGCTGTTCGAGGACTGATGTCCTCCAGCGTTCAAATGCTTACAATAACGATAATCGCGTACATAGAGAAGGTGATCGGGGTAGAACACTCGCTTGCCTCGGCATCGTTCGGCGTTATACTCGTCGTCTTCGTAGCCGGCGCGTTCCCGCTATGGGGTAGGCTGGGCAAGAGGGCGGGAAAGGGGAGGGCGCTCACGCTTTCAATGACGTTGCTGGGAGCTACGCTACTCATGACCCCGCTCCCCCACTTCGTCGACCCCGGTGTTTTCAGGGTGCTCCTAGGCTACGTGCTGGTAGCCCTCGGCGCTGTCGCCGTCTCAGCGTACGTCCTATTCCCCTACGCAGTGCTAGCTGACCTCGCGCACTGGTACGAGGTGCAGACCGGGGAAAAGCGGGCGGGTCTCTTCACGGGGTTCGAGGGGATACCTATCAACGTGTTCGAGTCGCTGGCCTACCTAGTCACGGGGTTCCTAATGAGCTTGCCGCAGGTGCCTGGCTCCGAGTACACCTACGGGCTGATCCTGTGGGGACCCGTAGCTTCGCTGTTCACACTGGTAGCTCTCGCCATCCTAAGGAGAACGAACGTAGACCCCTTCCTCGCCAAGAAGTAGTTGCACGCGAAAAAAGGTTTTTATCTTGACAACAATTACCGGTCTTCCGTGCTGGGAGAGGTATTCGCGCTTGTTGCGGCGCTGTCGTTTTCCGGGGCAGCCATCTTCTACAGAGCCGGCGTTAGGGGCTCGCAGGTAAACCCGATAGTTCTCAGTGGGTTACGCGGAATGTTCGCACTCGCGCTTCTATTGGTCGTAGGCTTTTTCTACCGCGTAGACTTCTCGAAGCCACCCGTATTCTACCTGGCGGTCTTCCTGTCGATGCTCGGCTCGTTCATCCTCGGAGACTCCTCCTTCCTCTACGGTCTCCAGCGCGCCCCGCTTGGGGTCGTGTACCCAGTAGCGTACACGTTCTCGGTCTTCACAGCCCTGTTCTCGCACTTCATCCTGGGGGAAGAGCTGACGCTCAGAGACGCCGTGTCCTCGCTACTCATAGTGCTTGGAGTCGCTCTCGTGTACTCTGAAAACTTCTCGCTTGGAAAGCAAGCGCTCGTTGGCGCACTCGCGGGTCTCTCCGCGAGCGTCTCCTGGGGCGCCGGAGCAACGCTGATGGGGCTAGCATTGAGGTGGGGTAACGCTGTCGAGGTAAACATCTCGAGGCTATCCATGCTCGTAATCGCAACTCTCCCGCTGATACTGAAGAACTCCTCCGAGGTCTTCAGGCAGGTACGGGTCCACCTGCTCGCCCTCGGAGGGATCCTAGGGATAGGCGTGGGGCCACTTCTCTTCATGAATTCCATAAGCTTTATAGGGGCTTCCAGGTCGAGCATTTTCATCTCCTCGACCCCCGTCCTGACGGTGCTCCTCTCCAGGATCTTCCTAGGCGAAAAAACCGGTGGGAAACTTTTGCTCGGAACTCTCGCCGTGAGCGCCGGGCTAGCTTTGCAGAGCTTGTGAAAAGATCAGAGATCAAAGACTATTCCGGGGATTCTCGGGAAGGGTTGCACGATCCCTATGTGCCTTACGCCTGTAACCCAGAGCAGAAGCCTCTCAACGCCTATACCCGCGCCGGCACTCGGCAACAGTCTACCCTCCCTTGCCAGGTCTAGTAGAACCCTGTAGTTCTCCGGACGTACGCCGTCACGCTTCATCTTCGAAAGTATCTTCTCATATTCGTACTCCCTGCGAGCCCCCGACAGTATCTCCCCGACCCTCGGAACGTAGAGGTCGTAGTTGTCCCACCTCCCCGTCTCGGGATCCTCGAAGTCGTAGAACTCCCTGGGAATGTTGACCACCCACACGGGCTCCTTTAAAGTGCTCCTCAGGCTCGTCTGCCACTCTTTGCCGTACTCCTCCTCCAGTTCCTTCGAATCGACGACCTTGAAGGGCGTCATTATCTCCGGTAGCTCCGACCCCAGGAAGCTGAGCTCGTGCTCCATCTCCCTCTTCAGCGACGAGACGTAGCTCTTCAGCATGTCTTCGACGAGGCTACGTATGTAGGAGGAGGAAGCCCCTCTAACCTCGAAGTCTAGCTGCGTGAATTCGTAGGCATGTATACCCGTAGAAGCCCTTTTCCTAGTCTCGATCCTGACGTTGGGAGAGAATACGAAGATCTTGGGGGAGAGAAGCGATACGAGGACTTGCTTGTGGACGATCATACTCTGCGTCGACCTAACTGTCTCCCCGTATATCTCGACCTCGATCCTCTTCTCAATGCTGAAGTCAGGGTCGGGCCATAACGGGTCTGTCGACTTGGAAAACACTACCGGTAGCACCCAGTCGAAGCCCCGCTCGACTAGGTACCTGGAGAGGAAGCTCAACGTATACGTCGTTATCCGGGCGATAGACCTTTTAACTTCGAGCTCC encodes:
- a CDS encoding MFS transporter, yielding MLTRKQRVAYGFARFGSTIFMGLYDFASFYIYWQVFRLDPLLSGYMGAIGKITIMVASLLVGYLSDSIWTRWGRRKPFIATGAPLLAFSGFLHFTPIYFLQGATQEALFLWGAATSSMFHFFYAWLLTPFQAWLPEISEPSERIDISMLQNVANILGNIVSTVTGFLAKMLVARGLLMPLVGAYALVLVALFTPPVVLLPVERRAEPTRPSLKDLLTVFRYREYMKWMAVRGLMSSSVQMLTITIIAYIEKVIGVEHSLASASFGVILVVFVAGAFPLWGRLGKRAGKGRALTLSMTLLGATLLMTPLPHFVDPGVFRVLLGYVLVALGAVAVSAYVLFPYAVLADLAHWYEVQTGEKRAGLFTGFEGIPINVFESLAYLVTGFLMSLPQVPGSEYTYGLILWGPVASLFTLVALAILRRTNVDPFLAKK
- a CDS encoding class II SORL domain-containing protein, with the translated sequence MPKKFGDLIYTPETASGEAISKVETHTPRIEAPDSVKAGEPFYVKIYVGPHPNTLQHSIRWIEVYFEEEGRPFNPVMLSRIHLEPELVEPEVTLKLVLKKSGVIYALEYCNLHGVWEGRKQVKVQ
- a CDS encoding asparagine synthetase A; translation: MEQKTLTLLRDYGVKPLHELSQEELEVKRSIARITTYTLSFLSRYLVERGFDWVLPVVFSKSTDPLWPDPDFSIEKRIEVEIYGETVRSTQSMIVHKQVLVSLLSPKIFVFSPNVRIETRKRASTGIHAYEFTQLDFEVRGASSSYIRSLVEDMLKSYVSSLKREMEHELSFLGSELPEIMTPFKVVDSKELEEEYGKEWQTSLRSTLKEPVWVVNIPREFYDFEDPETGRWDNYDLYVPRVGEILSGARREYEYEKILSKMKRDGVRPENYRVLLDLAREGRLLPSAGAGIGVERLLLWVTGVRHIGIVQPFPRIPGIVFDL
- a CDS encoding UTP--glucose-1-phosphate uridylyltransferase, translated to MPSLSKGVLLAAGLGTRLVPYSKEMPKEMLPVFFGVNNSVYLKPVIQAVFEQFYEAGIREFCFVVGRGKRVIEDHFTPDWDFVEYLEKTGKNDYAELLRDFYEKVEKSYITWVNQPVPRGTGHAVYMAKGFVGDDYFMAAATDNLFLGENIPRRLLEYFDRLRSPMLAVKRVRDPRRYGVVIGSRVDTSIYRVEGIVEKPREPLSYLANTSLYIFPPEIFRAIEQTTPSPRGELEVTDSIQILIRSGYQFYAYEAEADWIDIGTWETFLRAALVSLKHALGADKLSEILSELGIGAGKP
- a CDS encoding DMT family transporter → MLGEVFALVAALSFSGAAIFYRAGVRGSQVNPIVLSGLRGMFALALLLVVGFFYRVDFSKPPVFYLAVFLSMLGSFILGDSSFLYGLQRAPLGVVYPVAYTFSVFTALFSHFILGEELTLRDAVSSLLIVLGVALVYSENFSLGKQALVGALAGLSASVSWGAGATLMGLALRWGNAVEVNISRLSMLVIATLPLILKNSSEVFRQVRVHLLALGGILGIGVGPLLFMNSISFIGASRSSIFISSTPVLTVLLSRIFLGEKTGGKLLLGTLAVSAGLALQSL